Genomic window (Anaerolineae bacterium):
AATGCCAACAGCAGGGGTACCAGTACCCCCACGCCCCATGGAATGCGATGTTTCAATGGAAGCTCCTCCTGCTCCGATAGCGGATACCATTTCTCTGCGCGATGCATAACCGCCGGCCGCGAACATGCCGGCCCCTTACGGCACCGGGTCATATCCCCCAGGGTGGAACGGATGACAGCGCAAAAGGCGCCGTACGCCCAGCCATCCCCCTTTCAGCAAGCCGTATTTATCGATCGCCTGG
Coding sequences:
- the yidD gene encoding membrane protein insertion efficiency factor YidD, whose protein sequence is MKIVALWLIKLYQMTISRLLPPSCRFYPTCSHYTYQAIDKYGLLKGGWLGVRRLLRCHPFHPGGYDPVP